Genomic DNA from bacterium:
ATGGGCAATGGCATATTCAAAAGCAAATTTGACAATTCGTTCACTGGCTTTTTTTGAAATCACCCGAATACTTTCACCAATAGTTTTCTCTTGGTTAATGAAATGTTCGATTCCAGAATATAATCCTTGTGTATTTTCTCTAATCATCACCAGGTCGATATTTTCATATCGGCTGGGAGCTCCAACAAAAGAAACAGCTGGTCTAACCCCCGCATAGAGATTTAGTTCTTGTCTTAAAACAACATTAATACTTCTAAATCCATAGCCAACTGGGGTAGAAGTAGGTCCTTTTATGGCTACTTTGTTTTTTCTAATCGAGTCTAAAACCGCGGCAGGTAATGGTGTTTTTTCTTTCTCTAAAGCACACTCACCGGCTAAAACCTTTTCAAATTTAATGTCAACACCAGTGGCAGACACCACATTCACCATTGCCTCAGTTATTTCTGGTCCTATCCCATCACCTGGGATTAAAGTTACATTATACATTGTTTTTTTCCCCTCTCTATAGTTTTGTAATTTTGTAACTGTTCACCGCAGAGACACAGAGACGCAGAGAAAAAAATTAAAATCTATGGACGAGACGTAAACAGCTCATATATATTTCCATGTCTGCCTCAATAATCTTTTATGTTATCTGATTTATTTCTATGTCTTCTCTGTTCCTCTGCGTCTCTGCGGTAAAGGACTACCTGAACGGTTACCAAATTCTGCTAAATTAAGTTAATACTGCATATCCATTCCGCCAATAACTATCCCGCCACCGGCATGAGCTCCTTTAAGTCCCAGTCTTAAATCATCAGGATAAGGTGTGGCAGAAAGTGCCTCTTCTATTGTAACCAACCCAATATTAACAACTTTAGCAATAGCCTGGTTTAAACTTTGCATCTGCCAATAGGTTGTGGAAGATTCAATCACCTTACGGATACCGGATGTATTTCCTTTTTCGATTAAATCCTTGATTAAAGGAGAATTAATCATAATTTCAACTGCGGCAATTCTACCTTTTTCATCTTTTCTCCGCAATAATCTTTGAGAAACTACACCCAGTAAAGTCAGAGATAATTGAATTCTAACCTGGGTTTGCTGAGAAGTCGGAAAAACATCAATGATACGGTCAATTGTTTGTGTGGCATCATTAGTGTGAAGTGTTGATAAAACCAGATGACCGGTTTCAGCGGCACTCAGCGCGGTAGACATTGTCTCAATATCACGCATCTCACCGATTAAAAGCACATCCGGGTCCTGACGAAGTGCTCGCCGTAATGCCTCACGAAAACTTTTCGTATCAACATCTAATTCGCGTTGGTCAATCGTGCTTTTATCATCACGATGTAAAAATTCTATTGGGTCTTCTATGGTAATTATGTGACAATTACGATTTTTATTAACAAAACCCACCATTGCCGCTAATGTTGTGGATTTTCCACTTCCAGTAGGCCCGGTGACTAATATCAACCCTTGTGGTTTGGCAACTAAATTTTTTATAACAGGTGGTAAGCCTAATTGCTCTACAGTCGGAATCTCGTAAGGAACAGCTCGAATAATACAACCTATCACACCACGCTGTTTAAACACATTTACCCTGAATCGAGCCACACCTGGTAAACTGTATGAAAAATCGATATCCAGATTCTCTACGAATTTCTTAATCTGCTCCTGATTCATCATACTATAAACTAAATTCATCACATCCTCAGGACCAAGTTTTGGTAAATCAGTTGGGGTTAATATGCCCGCAATTCTAATAAGTGGAGGTCTGGCTACCTTTAAATATAAATCAGATGCGTGTCGTTCTACTAACATCTTTAATAATTCTGGCATCTTTAA
This window encodes:
- a CDS encoding type IV pilus twitching motility protein PilT — encoded protein: MLKMPELLKMLVERHASDLYLKVARPPLIRIAGILTPTDLPKLGPEDVMNLVYSMMNQEQIKKFVENLDIDFSYSLPGVARFRVNVFKQRGVIGCIIRAVPYEIPTVEQLGLPPVIKNLVAKPQGLILVTGPTGSGKSTTLAAMVGFVNKNRNCHIITIEDPIEFLHRDDKSTIDQRELDVDTKSFREALRRALRQDPDVLLIGEMRDIETMSTALSAAETGHLVLSTLHTNDATQTIDRIIDVFPTSQQTQVRIQLSLTLLGVVSQRLLRRKDEKGRIAAVEIMINSPLIKDLIEKGNTSGIRKVIESSTTYWQMQSLNQAIAKVVNIGLVTIEEALSATPYPDDLRLGLKGAHAGGGIVIGGMDMQY